From a single Gimesia fumaroli genomic region:
- a CDS encoding PSD1 and planctomycete cytochrome C domain-containing protein, with protein sequence MARISSFRIQGKFQQRLSYGVGLAIVLGISALGFAENNNKVTVEKHAEPVVDFTQQIQPLLAKHCYSCHGPDVQEGGLRLDQSEQAFQQLESEATAIVPRHPEKSELIARITTKDDGLQMPPEGERLSREQIDLLQNWIQQGAEWKKHWAFQPPQKVTPPQTKNSKWVKTPIDAFILAKLEEKGLSPAPSADRVTLIRRAYFNLTGLPPAPEEVDQFVNDPAPDAYEKLVDRLLASPRYGERWARHWLDLVRYADTNSFERDGVKPNAWRFRDYVIRSFNEDKPYNQFIKEQLAGDELDQVTNETIIATGYYRLGLWDDEPADPLLGFYNELDDIVSTTSQVFLGLTLNCARCHEHKIDPVPHEDYYRFLAFFHGLNSYGTRGDQLSNNQTDITGPEISAQYAKYDAQQNELKQKMHQIEETGIKKMSGVDQRRSETRERGKLLKEKLKQHLEPEQFQTYQGLKREMKELEAQRKKLPPRKMALSVRHSLKEPRETFVLLRGNPNSRGEKVEPGFPELFGKTKLQVPEPRKDQPTSGRRRALAEWIASGDNMLTSRVIVNRVWQHHFGRGIVQSPNNFGQLGVPPTHPELLDWLALEFVKSGQSFKTLHKLIMMSNAYQMSAQYSDQAAAIDPANDLFWRFNMRRLSAEEVRDSILAVNGRLNLKMYGPGFYPEISKEVLQGQSKPGHGWLNSSEEERARRSIYIFVKRSLITPLLSNFDFADTDSTCAVRFVTTQPAQALGMVNGAFVNRQAELFADRIIEETGTAHPEFVARAIRLAYGREAQTGEVTDGVRLIDTLIKQHSLDEKQALNYFCLTILNRNEFVYLD encoded by the coding sequence ATGGCACGGATCAGTTCCTTCAGAATCCAAGGGAAATTCCAGCAGCGGCTCTCTTATGGTGTGGGGCTGGCGATCGTTCTGGGTATCTCTGCTCTTGGATTTGCCGAAAATAACAACAAGGTAACTGTCGAGAAGCATGCAGAACCGGTTGTTGATTTCACGCAGCAGATTCAGCCTTTATTGGCCAAGCATTGCTATTCGTGTCATGGTCCTGATGTACAGGAGGGCGGATTGCGGCTGGATCAGAGCGAACAGGCCTTTCAGCAGTTGGAGTCAGAAGCGACCGCAATTGTGCCTCGGCATCCTGAGAAAAGTGAGCTGATCGCGCGGATCACGACCAAAGACGATGGTCTGCAGATGCCACCCGAGGGAGAACGTCTTTCCAGGGAACAGATCGACCTGCTGCAGAATTGGATTCAGCAGGGCGCAGAATGGAAAAAACACTGGGCATTCCAGCCGCCTCAGAAAGTTACACCACCACAAACCAAAAACAGCAAGTGGGTCAAAACCCCGATCGATGCGTTTATTCTGGCGAAGCTGGAAGAAAAAGGGCTCTCCCCCGCTCCGTCAGCCGACCGGGTGACGTTGATTCGTCGGGCTTATTTCAATCTGACCGGCTTGCCTCCGGCACCCGAAGAAGTCGATCAATTTGTGAATGATCCTGCACCAGATGCCTACGAGAAACTGGTTGACCGTCTGTTGGCGTCTCCCCGTTATGGAGAGCGCTGGGCGCGTCATTGGCTGGACCTGGTCCGTTATGCCGATACCAACAGTTTCGAACGAGATGGCGTGAAACCCAACGCCTGGCGTTTTCGAGATTATGTGATCCGCTCGTTCAATGAAGATAAGCCTTACAATCAGTTTATCAAAGAACAGCTGGCGGGTGACGAACTGGATCAGGTGACCAATGAAACCATTATTGCCACCGGCTATTATCGACTGGGGCTCTGGGATGATGAACCCGCTGATCCGTTACTGGGCTTCTATAACGAACTGGATGATATTGTTTCCACGACGAGTCAGGTCTTTTTAGGGCTCACCTTGAATTGTGCCCGCTGCCACGAGCATAAGATCGATCCGGTTCCCCATGAGGATTACTATCGTTTTCTGGCATTCTTTCATGGATTGAATTCTTATGGAACCCGTGGTGATCAACTCTCTAATAACCAGACTGATATCACAGGCCCTGAGATTTCCGCTCAATATGCGAAATATGATGCACAACAAAATGAGCTGAAGCAGAAAATGCATCAGATCGAAGAGACCGGGATCAAAAAGATGTCGGGCGTGGATCAGAGGCGATCCGAAACACGCGAGCGCGGGAAGTTGCTCAAAGAGAAACTGAAACAGCATCTGGAGCCGGAACAGTTTCAAACCTATCAGGGTTTGAAACGTGAGATGAAGGAGCTGGAAGCACAGAGGAAAAAACTGCCTCCGCGAAAAATGGCGTTGAGTGTCAGACACAGTTTAAAAGAGCCGCGTGAAACGTTTGTCTTGTTGCGTGGAAATCCGAATTCACGTGGCGAGAAAGTGGAACCCGGTTTTCCGGAACTGTTTGGTAAGACCAAACTGCAGGTCCCCGAACCTCGCAAAGATCAACCGACGTCAGGCAGACGACGTGCTCTGGCAGAATGGATCGCCAGCGGAGATAACATGCTGACTTCGCGCGTGATTGTGAACCGGGTCTGGCAGCATCATTTTGGTCGCGGCATTGTTCAATCTCCGAATAACTTCGGCCAGTTAGGCGTGCCTCCTACCCATCCGGAGCTACTGGACTGGCTGGCGCTGGAGTTTGTCAAGAGTGGCCAGTCGTTCAAGACACTTCATAAGTTGATTATGATGTCGAATGCGTATCAGATGTCTGCACAGTATTCCGATCAAGCAGCAGCGATTGACCCGGCGAACGATCTGTTCTGGCGGTTTAATATGCGGCGTCTCAGTGCGGAGGAAGTGCGTGATTCGATCCTGGCAGTGAATGGCCGTTTGAATCTGAAAATGTATGGTCCCGGGTTTTATCCGGAGATTTCCAAAGAAGTCCTTCAGGGGCAATCCAAACCGGGGCATGGCTGGTTGAATTCTTCGGAAGAAGAACGGGCACGGCGCAGTATTTATATTTTTGTGAAACGTTCATTGATTACTCCCCTGCTCTCTAATTTTGACTTTGCCGATACGGACAGTACGTGTGCCGTCCGATTTGTAACCACACAACCCGCGCAGGCCCTGGGCATGGTGAATGGGGCTTTTGTGAATCGTCAGGCAGAATTGTTTGCTGACCGCATCATTGAAGAAACAGGGACAGCGCATCCTGAGTTTGTTGCCCGGGCGATTCGGTTAGCCTATGGACGCGAAGCACAGACAGGAGAAGTGACCGATGGAGTGCGTTTGATTGATACTTTAATCAAACAACATTCACTCGACGAAAAACAGGCTTTGAACTATTTCTGCTTGACGATTTTGAACCGCAACGAATTCGTTTATCTGGATTAG
- a CDS encoding DUF1501 domain-containing protein translates to MAMEQTTNHQAGKSAGHAQFCRRTRREFLWEAGGGFASVALTGMMSQDGFLNSQAVAADGVSQFQNPLAPKDPHFKPKAKSVIFLFMYGGPSHVDTFDYKPKLYDLDGKTIPVKTKGRGGEKNEGRVVGPKWKFKQYGQSGQWVSDLFPHLATCADDLAFLKSMTADSPIHGSAMLMMNSGRILSGFPSLGSWLNYGLGTENENLPGYVVMLDPTGGPISGAKNWSSGFMPATYQGTTMRSEGAPLIDLRRPEGMSKAVQRELLDALKAANEKHQATRAGNSELAARIASYELAFKMQKHAPEAADLASETKQTQELYGLNNPRTADFGRRCLLARRLVERGVRFIQLYSGGNHNDANWDAHGDLFKNHSYHAGNTDQPIAALIKDLKARGLFDETMVVWGGEFGRQPTAEYAKGTGRDHNSYGFTMWTAGGGVKGGTSVGATDELGAAAVEKPFHVKRLHATILNQMGMDPNRLSYFYGGLDQKLVGVEHTEPIHEII, encoded by the coding sequence ATGGCTATGGAGCAGACAACCAATCATCAAGCAGGCAAATCAGCCGGACATGCACAGTTCTGTCGTCGTACTCGACGTGAGTTTCTGTGGGAAGCCGGTGGAGGATTTGCTTCGGTGGCATTGACGGGCATGATGTCGCAGGACGGTTTTCTCAATTCGCAAGCCGTTGCCGCCGATGGGGTCAGCCAGTTCCAGAATCCCCTGGCACCCAAAGATCCCCATTTCAAGCCGAAAGCCAAGAGCGTCATTTTTCTGTTTATGTATGGTGGGCCGAGTCACGTTGATACCTTCGACTACAAGCCGAAACTGTATGATTTGGACGGCAAAACGATTCCGGTCAAAACGAAAGGCCGCGGTGGCGAAAAGAACGAGGGTCGCGTTGTCGGCCCGAAATGGAAGTTCAAGCAGTATGGTCAATCGGGTCAATGGGTTTCGGACCTGTTCCCGCATCTGGCGACGTGTGCGGATGATCTTGCATTTTTGAAATCAATGACCGCCGATTCTCCCATTCATGGTTCGGCGATGCTGATGATGAATTCGGGACGCATTTTGAGCGGCTTTCCCAGTCTGGGGTCGTGGCTCAATTATGGTCTGGGAACCGAGAATGAAAATCTGCCCGGTTATGTGGTGATGCTCGATCCGACGGGGGGGCCGATCAGCGGGGCCAAGAACTGGTCGAGTGGATTTATGCCGGCGACGTATCAGGGAACCACCATGCGCTCGGAGGGCGCGCCTCTGATTGATTTACGTCGACCAGAAGGGATGAGCAAAGCGGTACAGCGTGAGTTACTGGATGCATTAAAAGCAGCCAACGAGAAGCATCAGGCCACGCGAGCCGGCAACTCGGAGCTGGCGGCGCGGATCGCCAGCTACGAACTGGCGTTTAAAATGCAGAAGCATGCACCCGAAGCAGCCGACCTGGCGTCAGAAACGAAACAGACGCAGGAGTTATACGGGCTGAATAACCCTCGTACGGCTGATTTTGGCAGACGTTGTCTGTTGGCCCGTCGACTGGTTGAGCGCGGCGTGCGGTTTATTCAGTTGTATTCCGGCGGAAACCATAATGATGCCAACTGGGATGCTCACGGGGATCTGTTTAAAAATCATAGTTACCACGCCGGGAATACTGACCAGCCGATTGCCGCGTTGATTAAGGATCTCAAAGCACGTGGCTTATTTGATGAAACGATGGTCGTCTGGGGCGGTGAATTTGGTCGGCAGCCGACGGCGGAATACGCCAAGGGAACGGGCCGCGACCACAATTCGTACGGCTTTACGATGTGGACCGCCGGTGGTGGAGTGAAAGGCGGAACTTCAGTGGGGGCGACCGACGAGTTGGGCGCAGCGGCGGTCGAAAAACCGTTCCATGTGAAGCGATTGCACGCCACCATTCTGAATCAGATGGGAATGGATCCGAATCGTTTGTCTTACTTCTATGGTGGACTGGATCAAAAGCTGGTGGGCGTCGAGCATACCGAGCCGATCCACGAAATTATTTAA
- a CDS encoding arylsulfatase, whose translation MNSLDCSIRTLVRCIACLFFSVMLLNQSQAAEPPNIIYVMADDLGYGDLGCFGQTVIKTPNIDQLAKQGMRFTNHYAGHTVCRPSRLVLLTGQHTGHTPISQNEQYYFPEDATTVTSLLKEAGYATGGVGKWALGPPESTGVPSKQGFDFWFGYLDQGNAHNFYPEFLWSNEQEISLPGNKVGPQKRVSIERETYSHDLLTQEAFNFIKHNAKNRFFLQAHYTIPHANNEGGRATGDGMEVPEYGEYADREWPTPEKGFAAMITRLDRDLGQMVKLLKELNLEHKTIIFFTSDNGPHQEGMHQVDFFNSNGPLRGYKRDLYEGGIRVPLIVKWPGKVQAGSTSDHISAFWDFLPTACELAGIKAPQNIDGVSYLPTLLGQPQTAHETLFWKYRGKVALRSGKWKAVQTGPQKPFELYNLDTDIGEQNNIANQHPEIVAQMKQKIADSQSAD comes from the coding sequence ATGAACTCCTTAGACTGCTCAATTCGCACTCTGGTCCGCTGCATTGCCTGCCTGTTCTTCAGCGTCATGTTGCTCAATCAGAGCCAGGCGGCAGAGCCTCCCAATATCATCTACGTCATGGCGGACGATCTGGGTTATGGTGATCTCGGCTGCTTTGGACAGACCGTCATCAAAACTCCCAACATCGATCAGTTGGCCAAACAGGGAATGCGATTCACAAATCACTATGCCGGTCATACGGTCTGTCGTCCTTCCCGGCTGGTTCTGTTAACGGGCCAGCATACCGGACATACTCCGATCAGCCAGAATGAACAATATTATTTCCCGGAAGATGCCACCACCGTTACGTCACTCTTAAAGGAAGCCGGCTACGCGACCGGTGGAGTCGGCAAATGGGCATTGGGCCCCCCAGAATCAACGGGCGTTCCCAGCAAGCAGGGCTTTGATTTCTGGTTCGGTTATCTGGACCAGGGAAACGCGCACAACTTTTATCCGGAATTTCTGTGGAGCAACGAACAGGAAATTTCGCTGCCGGGCAATAAAGTCGGACCACAGAAACGCGTCTCCATCGAGCGTGAAACCTATTCGCACGATCTGCTCACTCAGGAAGCGTTCAACTTCATCAAACACAACGCCAAGAATCGTTTCTTCCTCCAGGCACATTACACGATCCCGCATGCGAACAATGAAGGGGGCCGGGCGACCGGCGACGGAATGGAAGTACCCGAATACGGCGAATACGCAGATCGCGAATGGCCCACGCCCGAAAAAGGCTTCGCCGCCATGATCACCCGTCTCGATCGCGACCTGGGACAAATGGTCAAACTCTTAAAAGAATTGAACCTCGAACACAAGACGATCATCTTTTTCACATCAGATAATGGCCCGCACCAGGAAGGCATGCATCAGGTCGATTTTTTCAATTCCAACGGCCCACTGCGCGGCTATAAGCGGGATCTCTATGAAGGCGGCATTCGCGTTCCCCTGATCGTGAAATGGCCCGGCAAAGTTCAAGCGGGCTCTACTTCCGATCACATCAGCGCCTTCTGGGATTTTCTGCCAACGGCCTGTGAACTGGCGGGCATCAAGGCGCCACAAAACATCGATGGAGTTTCCTACCTGCCCACGCTACTGGGGCAACCGCAGACGGCTCACGAAACACTATTCTGGAAGTACCGCGGGAAAGTCGCCCTGCGGTCCGGGAAATGGAAAGCAGTCCAGACCGGTCCGCAAAAACCATTCGAGCTGTATAATCTCGATACCGATATTGGAGAGCAAAACAATATTGCCAATCAACATCCTGAAATCGTAGCGCAGATGAAACAGAAAATCGCCGACAGTCAATCAGCCGACTAA
- a CDS encoding zinc-dependent alcohol dehydrogenase encodes MLTSHLVAPGKIELIDVPEPELAPASSREPGSGQIIFQPETTCLCGSDLPYFNGTDEWEIEIGHSLHEMIGTVTATNGQRWKAGDRVLAVPVMQQGLSERFVLDEFRTIPIATNIPEEHALMAQPLGTALFALKKLPNLLDKTVAVVGQGPMGQLMNAALSNMGARQIVGIDLLESRLQVSPRMGATATICNQNTDPVTALREILNGELPDIVIEAVGHADQQLNLCIDLCREAGNILVFGVPPETIDQVRWRDLLFKNITVNTSINPDFKRDFPLAMQWLSEGRIDVTPIITHRFPLAEIQQVFELFRDRKDGVIKVIVEFPSLGR; translated from the coding sequence TTGTTAACAAGCCATCTTGTCGCGCCAGGAAAAATTGAACTTATTGACGTCCCCGAACCCGAGCTCGCACCGGCTTCAAGCCGGGAGCCAGGCTCTGGACAAATCATCTTCCAGCCGGAAACAACCTGCCTGTGTGGCTCTGACCTGCCCTACTTCAATGGCACAGATGAATGGGAAATTGAAATCGGTCACTCCTTACACGAAATGATCGGAACCGTCACCGCAACGAATGGACAGCGCTGGAAAGCAGGGGACCGGGTTCTCGCCGTTCCCGTCATGCAGCAGGGACTCAGCGAACGTTTTGTGCTGGACGAATTCCGCACGATTCCCATCGCCACCAACATCCCGGAAGAACACGCTTTGATGGCACAACCTCTGGGAACGGCGCTGTTCGCTCTCAAGAAACTGCCCAATCTGCTGGATAAAACAGTGGCCGTCGTCGGGCAGGGGCCGATGGGACAATTAATGAATGCCGCGCTCAGCAATATGGGCGCGCGTCAGATTGTCGGCATCGACCTGCTGGAATCCCGCCTGCAGGTCAGTCCCCGCATGGGGGCAACCGCGACGATCTGCAATCAGAACACAGATCCCGTTACCGCACTGCGGGAAATCCTGAACGGAGAACTGCCCGACATCGTGATCGAGGCCGTCGGCCACGCCGATCAACAGCTCAATCTTTGTATCGATCTCTGCCGCGAAGCTGGCAACATTCTCGTGTTCGGCGTCCCCCCTGAAACCATCGATCAGGTCCGTTGGCGCGACCTGCTCTTTAAAAACATCACCGTCAACACCAGCATCAATCCCGATTTCAAACGCGATTTCCCGCTCGCCATGCAATGGCTCTCCGAAGGACGCATCGATGTGACTCCCATTATTACACATCGTTTTCCCCTGGCAGAAATTCAGCAGGTATTTGAACTGTTTCGCGATCGCAAAGACGGCGTGATTAAAGTCATTGTTGAATTTCCCTCTCTGGGTCGTTAA
- a CDS encoding Gfo/Idh/MocA family protein — MMKKQISVAVLTNETGAHLSAYFSALKEIDAVKEVFLSDPSHQQLELARRELGSKLSEVYDKPDVLLQNEHPDLALITMEARQAPQAINLALEHGCHVLSEKPACLSVEQFEPLVQKAESKHLDLSLSLANRTNPEIQFAKSLIHAGTLGKIYGVEMTLLADQTRLTNPAYHKSWYAQKDHAGGGFLSWLGIHWLDLSMYITESSITDVSGFTALVGDQPISVEDAAALSFRYEAGFLGTLTAGYFMNRGYQSLIKIWGSKGWLEMVPFEKRHLEWTLNHNGKKFRFEKPVEPRGYTPAVRKAVQAAAGNGDPLLTSRESLRIIRTIYAFYEAAKSGRAQKISQA; from the coding sequence ATGATGAAGAAACAAATTTCTGTTGCTGTGCTGACAAATGAGACGGGAGCGCATTTAAGTGCCTACTTCTCTGCACTGAAGGAAATCGACGCCGTTAAGGAAGTGTTTCTCTCAGACCCCAGTCACCAGCAGCTGGAACTGGCCCGGCGGGAACTCGGCTCCAAGCTGAGTGAAGTCTATGACAAGCCTGACGTGTTACTTCAAAATGAGCATCCTGACCTGGCTTTGATTACGATGGAAGCCCGACAGGCGCCACAAGCGATCAATCTGGCTTTGGAGCACGGCTGCCATGTGTTGTCGGAAAAGCCTGCTTGTTTGAGTGTAGAGCAATTTGAGCCTTTAGTTCAAAAGGCTGAGAGCAAGCATTTGGATTTATCGCTGTCCCTTGCCAATCGAACGAATCCGGAAATCCAGTTTGCGAAGTCATTGATCCATGCCGGAACGCTGGGAAAGATCTACGGCGTGGAAATGACTCTGCTGGCCGACCAGACCCGGTTGACGAATCCTGCGTATCACAAAAGCTGGTATGCACAGAAAGATCATGCGGGAGGAGGATTTCTGTCGTGGTTAGGCATCCACTGGCTGGATCTGTCGATGTATATAACCGAATCTTCGATCACCGATGTTTCCGGGTTTACCGCATTAGTCGGCGATCAGCCGATTAGCGTGGAAGATGCTGCCGCCTTGTCTTTTCGATATGAAGCCGGTTTTTTAGGAACATTGACCGCTGGTTATTTTATGAATCGGGGATACCAGTCCCTGATCAAAATCTGGGGCAGCAAAGGCTGGTTGGAAATGGTTCCATTTGAGAAGCGTCATCTGGAATGGACGCTGAATCATAACGGAAAGAAATTTCGATTTGAAAAACCGGTTGAGCCTCGTGGGTACACGCCGGCGGTTCGCAAAGCCGTGCAGGCCGCTGCCGGAAACGGTGATCCGCTACTAACGAGCCGAGAGAGTTTGCGAATTATTCGCACGATTTATGCGTTTTACGAGGCCGCAAAATCAGGCAGAGCTCAGAAGATCTCACAAGCTTAA
- a CDS encoding acetolactate synthase, which produces MDFDGQSSYPTGEPGKEWPCLRQFCVFMENRVGYLHQLLKLLEKFDLRIIALSTVDSVDVAMSRIVLDNYERARELFELSEYTFFEKDLIGVELPDDTQPYMRICLSLLQAEVNIDYTYPLLYRRHGRGAIALCVDDIDLGIKTLTEQGHRIITEKDLKDDDEYI; this is translated from the coding sequence ATGGATTTTGATGGTCAGTCATCCTACCCGACAGGTGAGCCAGGCAAAGAGTGGCCCTGCCTGCGCCAATTCTGTGTTTTTATGGAAAACCGGGTCGGTTATCTTCATCAACTACTCAAACTGCTGGAAAAGTTTGATCTCAGAATTATCGCCCTCAGTACCGTTGACTCGGTAGATGTGGCTATGAGCCGCATCGTTCTCGACAATTACGAGAGAGCACGCGAACTTTTTGAATTATCAGAATATACGTTTTTCGAAAAAGATCTGATTGGCGTGGAACTGCCTGACGACACGCAACCTTATATGCGGATTTGTCTTTCGCTGCTACAGGCAGAAGTAAATATCGACTACACTTATCCGCTGCTTTATCGCAGACATGGTCGAGGTGCGATTGCCTTATGTGTTGACGATATTGATCTGGGAATCAAAACCCTGACCGAGCAGGGACATCGCATCATTACAGAAAAAGATCTCAAAGACGACGACGAATATATTTAA
- a CDS encoding HAD family hydrolase produces the protein MIRTFLFDMGNVLAFFSHEKMCEQMGQLCDRTESEIRSLLIESGKQWEYERGQLTPAEFHQWFEGAVGQSVDFEALALAGSDIFELNSSILPVLDSLKASGFRLVLLSNTCVSHFEFIWNRYDVLQRFDDHVTSYAAGAIKPEPAIFESALQKIQCAPAEAFYTDDIPDYVREAQKRGIQGEVFTDTESLIAQLAGRGIHI, from the coding sequence TTGATTCGCACATTTCTGTTTGATATGGGCAATGTTCTGGCTTTTTTTTCACACGAGAAAATGTGTGAACAGATGGGGCAGCTTTGTGATCGTACCGAGTCTGAAATCAGATCCCTGCTGATCGAATCCGGCAAACAGTGGGAATATGAACGAGGTCAGCTGACCCCCGCCGAATTTCACCAGTGGTTTGAAGGAGCCGTCGGTCAATCCGTTGATTTCGAAGCTTTGGCGCTGGCCGGCTCTGATATTTTTGAACTGAATTCGTCCATCCTGCCTGTTTTAGATTCCTTAAAGGCGAGTGGGTTTCGTCTGGTTCTGCTATCAAATACCTGCGTGTCACACTTTGAGTTTATCTGGAACCGATATGACGTATTACAACGATTTGATGATCATGTGACGTCTTATGCAGCGGGTGCGATCAAACCGGAGCCTGCGATTTTTGAATCTGCTCTGCAAAAAATTCAGTGTGCGCCCGCAGAGGCATTTTATACAGACGATATTCCGGATTATGTCCGCGAGGCGCAAAAGCGGGGCATTCAGGGGGAAGTCTTTACAGATACGGAATCATTGATAGCGCAATTAGCTGGGCGTGGGATTCACATTTAA
- the cpaB gene encoding Flp pilus assembly protein CpaB, translating to MAKISPGTMTAAIFAILLGLGAAYTVRQFMHKPSGPPVLAEDPAKPQQVIVPIASRDLVPGQTLSIDDISLYRMPPEMVDKKFNSEGKQRIMSTQYIAGRVLKTPIKAGQPFHTVDLFANGMGPGLSDILEPGNRAVTVAIHKIGNVAGFSRPGAVVDVLFRSKETDGIPETTITLLEKVKVLAVGEIAVPGHKYVRDQKGGKIVEDYSVTLEVSPEQGKVLKVVEDHGVLSLALRNPNENTEVVSAGRASDRLTLSNILGFIPNQRVSSMDIYRAGQLNTVHFKGNRAYKSQNWIDAIETPVASEVIPSNKATTTMKQNDRRTSEISTPLSGL from the coding sequence GTGGCAAAAATTAGTCCAGGAACAATGACGGCAGCGATTTTCGCAATTCTACTTGGCTTGGGCGCAGCTTATACTGTGCGACAGTTTATGCACAAGCCGTCCGGTCCACCGGTTCTGGCAGAAGATCCCGCGAAGCCGCAACAGGTAATTGTACCGATTGCATCAAGGGATCTTGTTCCAGGACAGACACTGTCGATCGACGATATTTCGCTTTATCGAATGCCTCCTGAAATGGTTGACAAGAAATTTAATTCAGAAGGCAAACAGCGAATCATGAGCACCCAGTATATTGCTGGTCGTGTTCTCAAAACACCAATTAAAGCCGGACAACCATTTCACACGGTTGACCTGTTTGCAAATGGTATGGGACCTGGACTGTCAGATATTCTCGAACCAGGAAATCGGGCTGTGACGGTCGCCATTCACAAAATTGGAAATGTGGCTGGTTTCTCACGTCCTGGTGCTGTTGTCGATGTTCTGTTTCGCTCGAAAGAAACTGATGGGATTCCTGAAACAACGATTACCCTGCTTGAAAAAGTGAAGGTACTGGCTGTCGGTGAAATTGCAGTCCCCGGACACAAATACGTCAGAGACCAAAAAGGCGGCAAGATCGTCGAAGACTATTCCGTTACACTAGAGGTATCACCCGAACAGGGTAAGGTACTCAAAGTGGTTGAAGACCATGGTGTACTCAGTCTGGCTCTGCGAAATCCCAATGAGAATACAGAAGTTGTCTCCGCTGGTCGAGCCAGTGACCGTTTGACACTTTCAAATATCCTCGGTTTTATCCCGAATCAGCGTGTTTCCAGTATGGATATCTATCGTGCCGGTCAACTCAATACGGTGCACTTTAAAGGCAACCGTGCTTATAAGAGCCAGAACTGGATTGACGCGATTGAAACCCCCGTTGCTTCTGAAGTGATCCCTTCCAACAAAGCAACGACCACGATGAAGCAAAACGATCGTAGAACCTCAGAAATTTCTACGCCCCTCAGCGGATTATAA
- a CDS encoding CpaF family protein, with translation MEPESYLPEGREAELHFQKQKVLIHQELVDSLDLSMLAQISEKELSAEVRSVATEICDEHVAVLEGIDRERLLNELLSEVFGLGPLDNLMSDPTISDILVNHAYEIHIERNGQLQESDVIFADNQHLMRIIQRIVSRVGRRIDEVNPMVDARLPDGSRINAIIPPLALNGPSLSIRRFGAAPLQIDDLIDKKSVTPEIVDFLAAVVDSRISMLISGGTGSGKTTLLNALSNFIPRDERLITIEDSAELLLQHKHVVRLETKVDNTEGVGEISQRQLVKNSLRMRPDRIIIGEVRGAEALDMLQAMNTGHEGSLTTIHANDTRDALARLEMMVAMSGFELPLPVIRQYIANGIGIILHVSRLKGGQRCITKVSEIVSMNSQGEYKVEDIFGFEQSGVDDQGNAQGTFYATGYRPNCLKRMEASGIQLSDCIFEKK, from the coding sequence GTGGAACCTGAAAGTTATCTTCCCGAAGGCAGGGAAGCAGAGCTTCATTTCCAGAAGCAAAAAGTGTTAATTCACCAGGAACTGGTCGACTCACTCGACTTGTCTATGTTAGCTCAAATCTCTGAGAAAGAACTCTCGGCAGAGGTTCGTTCGGTCGCAACAGAAATCTGCGATGAACATGTCGCGGTTCTGGAAGGCATTGATCGCGAGCGTTTACTAAATGAATTATTGAGCGAGGTTTTTGGGTTGGGACCTTTGGATAACCTGATGTCTGATCCCACAATCAGCGACATCCTGGTCAACCATGCTTATGAAATTCATATCGAACGAAATGGCCAACTGCAGGAATCGGATGTCATTTTTGCTGATAACCAGCACTTGATGAGAATCATCCAGCGAATTGTTTCGCGAGTGGGCCGTCGAATTGACGAAGTTAATCCGATGGTGGATGCCCGGCTGCCTGACGGTTCACGAATCAATGCGATCATACCTCCCCTGGCCTTAAACGGACCCTCTTTATCGATTCGAAGGTTTGGGGCTGCTCCGCTGCAAATTGATGATCTGATTGATAAAAAGTCTGTGACACCTGAAATTGTCGACTTCCTGGCAGCAGTTGTTGACTCCCGGATCAGCATGCTGATTTCCGGCGGTACAGGTAGTGGTAAAACTACTTTGTTGAATGCCCTTTCCAATTTTATTCCCCGTGACGAACGTCTGATTACGATCGAAGATTCTGCAGAGTTATTATTGCAGCATAAACACGTCGTCCGGCTTGAGACCAAGGTTGATAATACCGAAGGGGTCGGTGAGATCTCACAACGGCAACTGGTAAAAAACAGCCTGCGCATGCGTCCGGACCGTATTATTATCGGCGAAGTGAGAGGTGCGGAAGCACTTGATATGCTACAAGCGATGAATACAGGACATGAAGGATCTTTAACCACCATTCACGCCAACGATACACGCGATGCCCTGGCCCGATTGGAAATGATGGTTGCAATGAGCGGTTTCGAGCTCCCCTTGCCTGTGATCAGGCAGTATATCGCGAATGGAATCGGAATCATTTTACACGTTTCCCGGCTCAAAGGGGGGCAACGATGTATTACCAAAGTCTCTGAAATTGTCTCCATGAACAGCCAGGGAGAATATAAAGTAGAGGATATCTTTGGATTTGAACAATCTGGAGTCGATGATCAGGGAAATGCACAGGGGACCTTTTATGCAACTGGCTATCGTCCCAACTGCCTGAAGCGAATGGAAGCATCAGGGATTCAGCTCAGCGATTGTATTTTTGAGAAGAAATAA